One genomic region from Deltaproteobacteria bacterium encodes:
- the rpmF gene encoding 50S ribosomal protein L32 — MPNPKRRGSKCRRDKRRTHKKLSQPAVSTCPQCKSIKRPHAVCPTCGTYKGREVIAKTEA; from the coding sequence ATGCCGAATCCGAAACGACGCGGATCCAAATGCCGCAGGGACAAGCGGCGCACCCACAAGAAACTCTCCCAGCCGGCCGTGAGCACCTGCCCCCAGTGCAAGTCGATCAAGCGGCCCCATGCCGTCTGTCCGACGTGCGGGACCTACAAGGGCCGGGAAGTCATAGCGAAAACCGAAGCCTGA
- the fabF gene encoding beta-ketoacyl-ACP synthase II, translating into MRRVVVTGLGAVTPLGIGVAPTWEAALAGKSGIGRITRFDAKDFSTTIAAEVKGFQPEDFIDRKEIKRMDPFIHYAMAAAHMAMEDAGLVIDPALAPKAGVYLGSGLGGLSSLERYHKAYLLEGGPRKISPFFIPMLISNLAPGHIAMRYGAKGPNITTTTACAASSHAIGEGMHAVRSGICDVVIAGGAEATITPLGLGGFCSMKALSDRNDDPETASRPFDKDRDGFVMGEGSAILVLEELAHARNRGAKIYAEVRGYGASADAHHVTAPAPGGEGAVRAMAAALADGGVPADAVDYINAHGTSTPYNDLYETMAIRTVFGARAKEIPVSSTKSMTGHLLGAAGAIEGMFCSLAIRDGVIPPTMNYKTPDPECDLDYVPNAARRQPVRFALSNSFGFGGTNSVLLFGRFEE; encoded by the coding sequence ATGCGCAGAGTGGTCGTAACGGGACTGGGGGCGGTGACCCCGCTGGGGATCGGCGTCGCTCCCACTTGGGAGGCCGCGCTGGCCGGGAAATCCGGCATCGGACGGATCACCCGGTTCGACGCGAAGGATTTCTCCACCACCATCGCCGCGGAGGTGAAGGGATTCCAGCCCGAGGATTTCATCGACCGGAAGGAAATCAAGCGGATGGACCCGTTCATCCATTACGCCATGGCCGCGGCCCACATGGCGATGGAGGACGCGGGTCTCGTCATCGACCCGGCGCTGGCGCCGAAGGCCGGCGTCTACCTGGGAAGCGGGCTCGGGGGGCTCTCCTCCCTCGAGCGGTACCACAAAGCGTACCTGCTGGAGGGGGGGCCCCGGAAGATCAGCCCGTTCTTCATCCCCATGCTCATCTCGAATCTCGCGCCCGGCCACATCGCGATGCGGTACGGCGCCAAGGGGCCCAACATCACCACGACGACGGCGTGCGCGGCGTCGAGCCACGCCATCGGAGAGGGGATGCACGCCGTCCGCAGCGGAATCTGCGACGTGGTGATCGCCGGCGGCGCCGAGGCCACCATCACCCCGCTCGGGCTGGGGGGGTTCTGCTCGATGAAGGCGCTCTCCGACCGGAACGACGACCCGGAGACCGCGTCCCGGCCGTTCGACAAGGACCGCGACGGCTTCGTGATGGGAGAGGGGTCGGCGATCCTCGTCCTCGAGGAGCTTGCGCACGCCCGGAACCGCGGCGCGAAGATCTACGCGGAGGTCCGGGGATACGGAGCGTCGGCCGACGCGCACCACGTGACCGCTCCCGCGCCCGGAGGGGAGGGCGCCGTCCGCGCGATGGCGGCCGCGCTCGCGGACGGCGGGGTTCCGGCGGACGCGGTGGACTACATCAACGCGCACGGGACGTCCACCCCCTACAACGACCTGTACGAGACGATGGCGATCCGCACCGTCTTCGGTGCGCGGGCGAAGGAGATCCCCGTCAGCTCCACGAAGTCGATGACGGGGCACCTCCTCGGGGCGGCCGGCGCGATCGAGGGGATGTTCTGCTCGCTCGCGATCCGCGACGGCGTCATCCCGCCGACGATGAACTACAAGACGCCGGATCCCGAGTGCGACCTCGATTACGTCCCCAACGCGGCGCGCCGGCAGCCGGTCCGTTTCGCGCTGTCCAATTCGTTCGGGTTCGGAGGAACGAACTCGGTGCTCCTCTTCGGCCGGTTCGAGGAGTAG
- a CDS encoding DUF177 domain-containing protein translates to MDPSPLNSCRVVDADLVLTVDAGDILADGSFSAEGEAPCDRCTEPVAVRFGKTFNILLTPRNRGPAGSGPIELREEDLDVGYYDGTGVEVGDIFWEQVALEIPVKVVCSEDCRGVCPACGANRNREACSCGAQDSPGPFDVLKNLKGKKE, encoded by the coding sequence ATGGATCCGTCTCCCTTGAATTCGTGCCGGGTCGTCGACGCCGACCTCGTCCTGACCGTGGACGCCGGCGACATCCTGGCCGACGGGTCGTTCTCGGCCGAGGGAGAGGCTCCGTGCGACCGGTGCACCGAGCCGGTCGCGGTCCGGTTCGGGAAGACGTTCAACATCCTGTTGACGCCGAGGAACCGCGGCCCCGCCGGTTCGGGGCCGATCGAACTGCGGGAAGAGGACCTCGACGTCGGGTATTACGACGGCACGGGGGTGGAGGTCGGCGACATCTTCTGGGAGCAGGTGGCCCTGGAGATCCCCGTGAAGGTCGTCTGCTCCGAGGATTGCCGCGGGGTGTGCCCGGCCTGCGGGGCGAACCGGAACCGGGAGGCTTGCTCCTGCGGGGCGCAGGATTCGCCGGGCCCGTTCGACGTGTTGAAGAACCTGAAAGGGAAAAAGGAGTAG
- the gltX gene encoding glutamate--tRNA ligase, with amino-acid sequence MPQVVTRFAPSPTGFLHIGGARTALFNRLFARNAGGRFILRIEDTDQERSTPEAVRAILDGMTWLGITWDEGPHFQMERVGLYRKEADRLLAEGKAYRCVCTKEELDARREEMASRKEKPRYDGRCRALSPEAVAGKPHVVRFRAPDAGRTVVHDLLRGDVAYENSELDDLVLLRTDGSPTYNFVVVVDDASMGITHVLRGDDHLNNTPKQLLLYEALGYPLPSFGHFPLIHGMEGGKLSKRQDDVSVTAYREKGYLPEAMVNYLVRLGWGHGDQEIFSEEEMIRHFSLEHVGRSPSKFNLDKLQSVNAHYIKASDPGRIAALLVPFLAKRGIGATPSPRLTAIVRSLQERARTLEEMAEASEYYFREKPADPKAAAKFLAPEIAPVLGEIADAFSALDPFSHEAMEEALRRVVERRGGNLKVHQPIRVALTGGTASPGLFDVMEILGKEEVVRRLKAAAGRIGA; translated from the coding sequence ATGCCGCAAGTGGTGACGCGCTTCGCGCCCAGCCCGACCGGGTTCCTCCACATCGGGGGCGCCCGCACCGCCCTGTTCAACCGGCTCTTCGCGCGGAACGCGGGCGGGAGGTTCATCCTCCGGATCGAGGACACCGACCAGGAGCGGTCCACGCCCGAGGCGGTCCGGGCGATCCTCGACGGAATGACCTGGCTGGGGATCACCTGGGACGAGGGGCCGCACTTCCAGATGGAGCGGGTGGGTCTCTACCGGAAGGAGGCGGACCGCCTCCTCGCGGAGGGGAAGGCGTACCGGTGCGTCTGCACGAAGGAGGAGCTCGACGCGCGCCGCGAGGAGATGGCTTCGCGGAAGGAGAAGCCGCGCTACGACGGCCGGTGCCGCGCCCTGTCGCCGGAGGCGGTCGCCGGGAAGCCGCACGTCGTGCGGTTCCGGGCGCCCGATGCGGGCCGGACCGTGGTGCACGACCTGCTGCGCGGCGACGTGGCGTACGAAAACTCCGAGCTGGACGACCTGGTGCTCCTGCGAACCGACGGGTCGCCGACGTACAACTTCGTGGTCGTGGTGGACGACGCGTCGATGGGGATCACCCACGTGCTGCGCGGGGACGACCACCTGAACAACACGCCGAAGCAGCTCCTCCTCTACGAGGCGCTCGGCTACCCGCTGCCGTCGTTCGGCCACTTCCCGCTGATCCACGGCATGGAGGGGGGAAAGCTGTCGAAGCGGCAGGACGACGTGTCGGTCACGGCGTACCGGGAGAAGGGGTACCTGCCGGAAGCGATGGTGAACTACCTCGTCCGCCTCGGGTGGGGACACGGCGACCAGGAGATCTTCTCCGAGGAGGAGATGATCCGCCACTTCTCCCTCGAGCACGTCGGACGGTCGCCGTCGAAGTTCAACCTCGACAAGCTGCAGAGCGTGAACGCCCATTACATCAAGGCGTCCGACCCCGGCCGGATCGCGGCGCTGCTCGTCCCCTTCCTCGCGAAGCGCGGCATCGGAGCGACGCCGTCCCCGCGCCTCACGGCCATCGTCCGCTCCCTGCAGGAGCGGGCCCGCACGCTGGAGGAGATGGCGGAGGCGTCCGAATACTACTTCCGGGAGAAGCCGGCCGATCCGAAGGCGGCAGCGAAGTTCCTTGCGCCGGAGATCGCGCCGGTTCTGGGCGAGATCGCGGACGCCTTTTCCGCGCTCGATCCGTTCTCGCACGAGGCGATGGAGGAGGCGTTGCGCCGGGTCGTCGAGCGGAGGGGCGGGAACCTGAAGGTCCACCAGCCGATCCGGGTGGCGCTCACCGGGGGGACCGCGTCCCCGGGGCTGTTCGACGTGATGGAGATCCTCGGGAAGGAAGAGGTCGTGCGTCGCCTGAAGGCCGCCGCCGGCCGGATTGGCGCTTGA
- the amrB gene encoding AmmeMemoRadiSam system protein B, with translation MNRMAAVAGQFYPGTPSGLSKAVGELTRDIEGKTPVIGIVSPHAGYVYSGGVAGEVYSSIRIPAVSVIFGPNHTGLGEEAAIISRGSWRMPWGDVAVDGELADRLKKGAPMLREDALAHAREHSLEVQLPFLRRFRPEFRFVPVALGRLTLEECRDLGEAAAKAVEGMDDRPLLVASSDMSHYVPEAVARKKDRMAIDRMLSLDPEGLYRTVRSERISMCGVIPATVVLFAAKALGATSARLVKYATSGEVSRDFDQVVGYAGLAFA, from the coding sequence ATGAATCGGATGGCCGCGGTGGCCGGTCAGTTTTATCCAGGTACGCCTTCCGGGCTTTCGAAGGCGGTCGGGGAGCTTACCCGGGATATCGAGGGAAAGACGCCCGTGATCGGGATCGTTTCCCCCCACGCCGGGTACGTCTACTCCGGGGGAGTCGCCGGGGAGGTGTACTCCTCCATCCGGATTCCGGCGGTTTCCGTCATTTTCGGCCCGAACCACACCGGGCTCGGTGAAGAGGCCGCGATCATCTCCCGCGGATCGTGGAGGATGCCCTGGGGCGACGTCGCCGTGGACGGGGAGCTGGCCGACCGCCTGAAAAAAGGGGCGCCGATGCTCCGGGAGGACGCCCTGGCCCACGCCCGGGAGCACTCGCTCGAGGTGCAGCTCCCGTTCCTCCGCCGGTTCCGGCCGGAATTCCGCTTCGTCCCGGTGGCGCTCGGCCGCCTCACCCTCGAGGAGTGCCGGGACCTGGGCGAAGCGGCGGCGAAGGCGGTCGAAGGAATGGACGACCGGCCTCTCCTGGTGGCAAGCTCCGACATGTCGCACTATGTACCGGAAGCCGTGGCGCGGAAGAAGGACCGGATGGCGATCGACCGGATGCTCTCGCTCGATCCCGAGGGGCTCTACCGGACGGTCCGCTCCGAGAGGATATCGATGTGCGGGGTGATCCCCGCCACGGTGGTCCTTTTCGCCGCGAAGGCGCTTGGCGCGACTTCGGCGCGTCTGGTAAAATACGCGACTTCCGGCGAGGTCAGCCGGGATTTCGACCAGGTGGTCGGCTACGCGGGCCTCGCCTTCGCCTGA
- the plsX gene encoding phosphate acyltransferase PlsX, producing the protein MKIAVDAMGGDHAPREVVRGAVLAAREYSLSLILVGQEDRIRQELAGIDSSGAAIEVVHASEVVEMCDVPGKALRKKKDSSIRVGLSLVSAGKASSFVSAGNSGAVMAGGLLILRRIRGVDRPAIGATIPTPHGPIVLIDAGANVDCKPAHLLQFGHMGEAYSRKILGIAGPRVAVVSIGEEDSKGTDLTRDTCDLFRKTGLRFVGNLEGRDFFCGKADVFVCDGFVGNVALKTMEGMVQALGTFLKSEIRKSTMAQVGALLAERALRTVRSRMDYAEYGGAPLLGVRGGVVICHGSSDERAIKNAIRAAGSLARAGVGDEIARSIASRGHAPATPAAQP; encoded by the coding sequence ATGAAAATCGCCGTGGATGCCATGGGGGGGGACCACGCCCCGCGCGAGGTCGTCCGCGGCGCCGTCCTGGCCGCCCGGGAATACTCCCTCTCCCTGATCCTGGTGGGCCAGGAGGACCGGATCCGCCAGGAGCTGGCGGGGATCGACTCCTCCGGCGCCGCGATCGAGGTGGTCCACGCCTCCGAGGTCGTGGAGATGTGCGACGTCCCCGGCAAGGCGCTCCGGAAGAAGAAGGACTCGTCGATCCGCGTGGGCCTTTCGCTGGTCTCCGCCGGGAAGGCGTCCTCCTTCGTGAGCGCGGGGAACTCGGGCGCCGTGATGGCGGGCGGGCTCCTCATCCTCCGGCGCATCCGCGGGGTCGACCGGCCCGCGATCGGCGCGACCATCCCGACACCGCACGGCCCCATCGTCCTGATCGACGCGGGGGCGAACGTCGACTGCAAGCCGGCGCACCTGCTCCAGTTCGGGCACATGGGCGAGGCGTACTCCCGGAAGATCCTGGGGATCGCCGGCCCCCGGGTGGCCGTCGTGAGCATCGGGGAAGAGGACTCCAAGGGGACCGATCTCACGCGGGACACCTGCGACCTGTTCCGGAAGACCGGACTCCGGTTCGTGGGGAACCTGGAGGGGCGCGACTTCTTCTGCGGCAAGGCGGACGTCTTCGTCTGCGACGGGTTCGTCGGGAACGTGGCGCTGAAGACGATGGAGGGGATGGTCCAGGCGCTGGGTACGTTCTTGAAATCGGAAATCAGGAAGTCGACGATGGCCCAGGTGGGCGCGCTGCTGGCCGAGCGAGCGCTGCGGACGGTCCGGAGCCGGATGGACTACGCGGAGTACGGCGGCGCTCCGCTCCTCGGGGTGCGCGGCGGGGTCGTCATCTGCCACGGGTCGTCCGACGAACGGGCGATCAAGAACGCGATCCGGGCCGCCGGGTCCCTCGCCCGGGCGGGGGTCGGGGACGAGATCGCGCGCTCGATCGCGTCGCGCGGGCACGCCCCGGCGACTCCGGCCGCGCAACCGTAA
- a CDS encoding ketoacyl-ACP synthase III, giving the protein MGSKIIGLGMHAPPKRLTNTDLEKMVETNDSWITERTGVKSRRIAELGAANSDIALEASRKALADAGVKADDIDLIVVGTCTPDMPLPSTACFLQMKLGARNAFALDLNAACSGFLYALSVADSLIRAGRGKKALVLGSEILSSITDYTDRATCILFGDGSGAVVLSECPDGEGVLSCHLHSDGNLWELIHCPGGGTVHPLTPDLISRRMIYIRMMGNETFKHAVTKLGEVSLKALSHNGYRVDDVALFIPHQANLRIITAVGKRIGIPPERVFVNLEKYGNTSAASVPIALAEAKAQGRIRPGDLVLLAAFGAGLTWGSALVRM; this is encoded by the coding sequence GTGGGATCGAAGATCATCGGTCTGGGGATGCACGCCCCGCCGAAGCGGCTGACCAACACCGACCTGGAAAAGATGGTCGAAACGAACGACAGCTGGATCACGGAGCGCACGGGCGTCAAGTCCCGGCGGATCGCGGAGCTGGGCGCCGCGAACTCCGACATCGCGCTCGAGGCCTCCCGGAAGGCGCTGGCGGACGCGGGGGTCAAGGCGGACGACATCGACCTGATCGTCGTCGGCACCTGCACGCCGGACATGCCGCTGCCGTCGACCGCGTGCTTCCTCCAGATGAAGCTGGGCGCCCGGAACGCCTTCGCCCTCGACCTGAACGCGGCGTGCTCCGGATTCCTCTACGCGCTTTCGGTGGCCGACTCCCTGATCCGGGCCGGACGAGGGAAGAAGGCGCTCGTCCTCGGCTCCGAGATCCTCTCCTCGATCACCGACTACACGGACCGCGCCACCTGCATCCTCTTCGGGGACGGCAGCGGGGCGGTGGTCCTCTCCGAGTGCCCGGACGGGGAGGGGGTCCTGTCGTGCCACCTCCACTCCGACGGGAACCTTTGGGAGCTGATCCACTGTCCCGGCGGCGGCACCGTCCACCCGCTGACCCCCGACCTCATCTCGCGGCGGATGATCTACATCCGCATGATGGGGAACGAGACGTTCAAGCACGCCGTCACCAAGCTGGGCGAAGTGTCGTTGAAGGCGCTTTCGCACAACGGCTACCGGGTGGACGACGTCGCGCTCTTCATCCCCCACCAGGCGAACCTGCGGATCATCACCGCGGTCGGAAAACGGATCGGCATCCCGCCCGAGCGCGTATTCGTCAACCTCGAGAAGTACGGGAACACCTCCGCCGCCTCGGTCCCGATCGCGCTCGCGGAGGCGAAGGCGCAAGGCAGGATCCGTCCCGGCGACCTCGTCCTTCTGGCGGCGTTCGGCGCGGGGCTCACGTGGGGCTCCGCCCTGGTGAGGATGTAG
- the acpP gene encoding acyl carrier protein, giving the protein MSVDKRVREIVAEQLERDVNEVTNEASFIDDLGADSLDIVELVMKMEEEFGIEIPDEEAEKIKTVNDVVQYITAHKK; this is encoded by the coding sequence ATGTCGGTAGACAAGCGGGTCCGGGAAATCGTGGCGGAGCAGCTCGAGCGGGACGTGAACGAGGTCACCAACGAGGCGTCGTTCATCGACGACCTGGGCGCGGATTCCCTGGACATCGTCGAGCTGGTCATGAAGATGGAAGAGGAGTTCGGCATCGAGATCCCCGACGAGGAAGCCGAGAAGATCAAGACGGTCAACGACGTCGTCCAGTACATCACCGCCCACAAGAAGTAG
- the fabD gene encoding ACP S-malonyltransferase — MGIALLFPGQASQFPGMGKDLHDAYAAAREVFLEASDALSLDVAALCFRGTEEELRRTENTQPAIFTVSVAAFRALSAETGIRPLCAAGHSLGEYSALVAAGALPLREAVRALRSRGRYMQDAVPAGEGAMAAIIGLPPEKVEEACRAGSALGVVSAANFNGGDQIVISGGGKAVAAACEAAKAAGAKRALPLPVSAPFHCALMEPAAGRLAPELRAIPQGTFRFPVVANVTAAPYAEGDPVAETLVRQITAPVRWEESVRAMLGMGATAFLEVGPGKVLSGLVRRIAKDAAAAAFCGPADLGAARAIAG; from the coding sequence ATGGGAATCGCGCTGCTCTTCCCGGGCCAGGCGTCGCAGTTTCCGGGGATGGGGAAGGATCTTCACGACGCGTACGCCGCCGCGCGGGAGGTGTTTCTGGAGGCGTCCGACGCGTTGTCGCTGGACGTCGCCGCCCTGTGCTTCCGCGGCACGGAGGAGGAGCTCCGCCGGACGGAGAACACGCAGCCCGCCATCTTCACGGTGAGCGTCGCCGCGTTCCGGGCGCTTTCGGCCGAGACCGGCATCCGCCCGCTGTGCGCGGCCGGGCATTCCCTCGGGGAGTACTCCGCGCTGGTGGCGGCCGGCGCGCTGCCGCTCCGCGAGGCGGTTCGCGCTCTCCGGTCCAGAGGCAGGTACATGCAGGACGCGGTCCCGGCGGGGGAAGGGGCGATGGCGGCGATCATCGGGCTCCCCCCGGAAAAGGTGGAGGAGGCGTGCCGCGCGGGGTCCGCCCTCGGCGTGGTCTCCGCGGCGAACTTCAACGGGGGGGACCAGATCGTCATCTCGGGCGGCGGGAAGGCGGTGGCCGCCGCGTGCGAGGCGGCGAAAGCCGCCGGGGCGAAGCGCGCGCTCCCGCTGCCGGTGAGCGCGCCGTTCCACTGCGCCCTGATGGAACCCGCGGCCGGCCGCCTGGCCCCGGAGCTGCGCGCGATCCCGCAGGGGACGTTCCGCTTTCCGGTCGTCGCGAACGTGACGGCGGCGCCGTATGCCGAGGGCGATCCGGTGGCGGAGACGCTCGTCCGGCAGATCACGGCGCCCGTGCGGTGGGAGGAGTCGGTCCGCGCGATGCTCGGAATGGGTGCGACCGCGTTCCTCGAGGTGGGGCCGGGGAAAGTGCTGTCGGGGCTGGTCCGGAGGATCGCGAAGGACGCCGCGGCGGCGGCGTTCTGCGGCCCGGCCGACCTCGGCGCGGCGCGCGCCATCGCCGGGTGA
- the fabG gene encoding 3-oxoacyl-[acyl-carrier-protein] reductase, with amino-acid sequence MRLSGKVALVTGSARGIGRSIAELFSAEGATVVVNDVGSDAGARETLSALTAAGGKGSVEMFDVSDAAQVDAGVKNILEAHGRIDVLVNNAGITKDNLLLRLSEDDFDAVLRVNLKGTYLLTRTVTRHMMKQRSGRVINLSSVVGMMGNAGQSNYAAAKAGIIGFTKATARELASRNITVNAIAPGFIRTAMTAALPEAVQKAFMAQIPLGRFAEPREVAELALFLASDASSYITGQVVGINGGMYM; translated from the coding sequence ATGCGTCTGTCGGGGAAGGTGGCGCTGGTCACGGGTTCCGCACGCGGGATCGGCCGGTCGATCGCGGAGCTGTTCAGCGCCGAGGGGGCGACCGTCGTGGTGAACGACGTCGGGAGCGACGCCGGAGCCCGCGAAACGCTTTCGGCGCTTACGGCGGCCGGCGGCAAAGGATCCGTGGAGATGTTCGACGTCTCCGACGCGGCGCAGGTGGACGCCGGGGTGAAGAACATCCTCGAGGCGCACGGCCGGATCGACGTGCTGGTGAACAACGCGGGGATCACGAAGGACAACCTGCTGCTGCGGCTGTCCGAGGACGATTTCGACGCGGTCCTGCGGGTCAACCTGAAGGGGACGTACCTGCTGACCCGGACGGTCACCCGGCACATGATGAAGCAGCGCAGCGGCCGGGTCATCAACCTCAGCTCGGTGGTCGGCATGATGGGGAACGCCGGGCAGTCCAACTACGCGGCGGCGAAGGCCGGGATCATCGGGTTCACGAAGGCGACCGCCCGGGAGCTGGCGTCCCGGAACATCACGGTGAACGCGATCGCGCCGGGATTCATCCGTACCGCGATGACGGCGGCACTTCCCGAGGCGGTGCAGAAGGCGTTCATGGCGCAGATCCCGCTCGGCCGGTTCGCCGAGCCGCGGGAAGTCGCGGAACTGGCGCTCTTTCTCGCGTCCGACGCGTCGTCCTACATCACCGGGCAGGTCGTCGGCATCAACGGCGGGATGTACATGTGA
- a CDS encoding radical SAM protein, giving the protein MTIEVRPLGVHCNIGCQYCYQNPQRDVGHSTRPYDIDLMKKAILAEGGAFSIFGGEPLLVPLEDLENLWAWGLAQFRRNGIQTNGVLITDGHIRLFKSYRVQVGISIDGPGPLNDVRWNGTLSKTRKATALTEQAIERLCDEGIPPSLIITLHKDNATVDRLPVLIDWIRYLETRGVRSVRLHLLESENPEIRSLYGLTEDENTQVLLKLLEVERTLRCLRFDIFNDMRRMLMGQDDKVTCIWAGCDPYTTSAVRGVEGQGQRSNCGRTNKDGIDFVKAPCVGYERYLALFHTPQENGGCSGCRFFLMCKGNCPGTAIGGDWRNRTEHCEVWKGVYKVLERELIRTGKKPLSASLERTALERAHIESWARGKQVTMAAILGKQDSNKKDRNSPSSLLGDIQNELKRLRAACES; this is encoded by the coding sequence ATGACAATTGAAGTAAGGCCTCTTGGCGTCCATTGCAACATTGGCTGTCAGTACTGCTATCAGAATCCGCAGCGTGATGTGGGCCACTCGACTCGACCATACGACATCGACCTGATGAAGAAAGCAATACTGGCCGAAGGGGGAGCATTCAGCATTTTCGGCGGGGAACCGCTATTGGTACCCCTTGAAGACCTCGAGAATCTGTGGGCATGGGGATTGGCTCAATTCAGGAGGAATGGCATACAGACGAATGGGGTGCTTATCACAGACGGGCACATTCGACTGTTCAAGTCATATCGTGTCCAAGTGGGAATTTCCATCGATGGTCCAGGGCCGCTCAACGATGTGCGCTGGAACGGCACTCTCTCTAAGACCAGAAAAGCAACTGCCCTCACCGAGCAAGCCATTGAACGCCTCTGCGACGAAGGAATCCCTCCGAGCCTGATCATTACCTTGCACAAAGACAACGCAACAGTTGACCGTCTACCGGTGTTAATTGATTGGATCCGATATCTCGAGACTCGTGGCGTACGTTCCGTGCGCCTTCACCTTCTCGAGAGCGAGAACCCGGAAATTCGCAGTCTGTACGGCCTAACCGAGGATGAAAACACGCAAGTCCTGCTGAAATTATTGGAAGTAGAGCGGACCTTGCGGTGTCTCCGTTTCGATATTTTTAATGATATGCGACGTATGCTAATGGGCCAGGACGACAAGGTCACTTGCATCTGGGCAGGTTGCGATCCCTACACGACATCTGCAGTGCGCGGTGTCGAAGGCCAGGGCCAGCGCAGCAACTGTGGGCGCACCAATAAGGATGGGATCGACTTCGTAAAAGCTCCCTGCGTTGGTTATGAAAGATACCTGGCCCTCTTTCATACACCCCAGGAGAACGGCGGATGCAGCGGTTGCCGTTTTTTTCTCATGTGCAAAGGAAACTGTCCTGGAACCGCCATTGGCGGAGACTGGCGCAATCGGACTGAACACTGCGAGGTATGGAAGGGCGTATACAAAGTGCTTGAACGCGAGTTGATTCGCACAGGGAAAAAACCGTTATCCGCTTCCTTGGAGCGTACTGCGCTTGAGAGGGCACATATTGAATCGTGGGCGCGAGGGAAACAGGTCACGATGGCTGCAATTCTTGGGAAACAGGATTCGAACAAGAAAGACAGGAATTCGCCGAGCTCACTGCTAGGAGATATCCAGAACGAGCTGAAGCGACTGCGAGCCGCATGCGAATCATAG